One window of Metopolophium dirhodum isolate CAU chromosome 3, ASM1992520v1, whole genome shotgun sequence genomic DNA carries:
- the LOC132942200 gene encoding zinc finger MYM-type protein 5-like: MEEEPERKNLLVLPSFEKEPNASSCDGTKYLNTYVGDKEKLNEYTVLCVPDKTDVESPDIYESVNNLQSVSPMFKNEPVLFMNKSITPGLKLIQLEMGPCQPVATDLPNGKFPKDESNPPRSFSTSYYTKLVNGKSEHRSWITYSSSMNRIYCWTCKLFGSIRAQKNSFVTTGCNSWGHLGGLYGQIHLHETCKDHLEAELNKIMYINNNRVDIQLMNSNNKHVAMNRAVVHVLMDIVLCLSKHNDAFRGHTECLTNGKSEKFLDWVNVLAKHHTILATHLENIKSSTKKQRLTFLSKSSQNSMLNCIAESIRETILKEVKAAGMYSLILDSTTDVSKLDQFAFVLRYCTNDGLIKE; encoded by the exons ATGGAAGAGGAGCCAGAGAGAAAGAATTTACTGGTTTTACCTAGCTTTGAAAAAGAACCTA atGCAAGTAGCTGTGAtggaactaaatatttaaacacttaTGTAGGAGATAAGGagaaattaaatgaatatacGGTACTTTGTGTTCCTGACAAAACAG atGTTGAGTCTCCTGATATCTATGAATctgttaataatttacaatcagTTTcgccaatgtttaaaaatgaaccagttttatttatgaataaatcaaTCACACCTGGATTGAAGTTAATTCAATTAGAAATGGGTCCATGCCAACCAGTTGCTACCGATTTACCCAATGGTAAATTTCCTAAAGATGAATCAAATCCACCACGTTCGTTttcaacatcatattatacaaagttGGTTAATGGAAAGTCTGAACATCGATCGTGGATTACATACTCGTCTTCAATGAATAGAATTTATTGCTGGACATGCAAACTGTTTGGTTCTATTAGAGCTCAAAAAAACTCTTTTGTCACTACAGGTTGCAATTCATGGGGACATTTAGGTGGTTTATATGGTCAAATTCATTTACATGAAACTTGTAAAGATCACTTAGAagctgaattaaataaaataatgtacataaataataatcgtgttGATATTCAGTTAATGAATTCTAATAATAAGCATGTTGCAATGAATAGAGCAGTTGTGCATGTATTAATGGATATAGTGTTATGTTTATCCAAACATAATGATGCATTCAGAGGCCATACTGAGTGTTTAACTAATGGTAAAAGTGAAAAATTTCTAGATTGGGTCAACGTTTTGGCCAAACATCATACAATTTTAGCTACAcacttggaaaatattaaatcatcaacaaaaaaacaaagatTGACATTTCTATCTAAATCATCACAAAATTCTATGCTCAACTGTATTGCTGAATCGATCCGTGAAACTATTTTAAAGGAAGTGAAAGCGGCTGGAATGTATTCACTTATACTGGACTCTACAACGGATGTGTCAAAGCTCGACCAATTTGCTTTTGTATTGAGATATTGTACAAACGATGGGCTTATAAAAGAGTGA
- the LOC132940291 gene encoding zinc finger protein 415-like, which translates to MEPLGITTDDCGINSKYNDKIHKLSSIPLNRHDDQVCNGIIKQENIDEQDVFNGIIKEEIIEEIDHDNDSRSFQKGTKTEKNINTIDTEIKTEVNCIDCFEFEGTVLSESNSADCITCINLDLTSNCVRKNPLDNTASKLTKSTRTYTGEKSYKCDNCDQVFSHKSSLIIHARKHTGEKPYKCDECDRAFPLKSSLIRHTRTHTGEKPYKCDICDQAFSQKSNLTMHTRTHTSEKPYKSDNCDQVFSDKSSLIIHARKHTGEKPHKCDECDRAFPVKSSLIRHTRTHTGEKPYKCDNCDQAFSQKSSLINHFMTHTGEKPYKCDNCDNAFSQKSSLTKHTRTHTGEKPYKCDNCDQAFSHKSSLTKHTRTHTGEKPYKCGNCDKAFSRKSSLINHFRTHTGEKPYKCDECDRAFSLKNNLKRHTMRHNR; encoded by the exons ATGGAACCATTAGGAATAACTACTGATGATTGCGGGATAAATTCCAA gtataatgataaaatacacaaattgtcTTCAATCCCACTCAATAGACATGACGATCAAGTATGTAACGGAATTATTAAACAGGAAAATATTGATGAACAAGACGTATTTAATGGAATCATCAAAGAGGAAATTATTGAAGAAATAGACCATGACAATGATAGTCGATCATTTCAAAAAGG aactaaaACTGAAAAGAATATTAACACAATTGATACCGAAATAAAAACTGAAGTAAATTGTATTGACTGTTTTGAATTTGAAGGAACAGTTTTAAGCGAAAGCAATTCTGCAGATTGCATTACTTGTATAAATTTGGACTTGACATCAAACTGCGTAAGGAAAAATCCATTGGATAATACAGCGTCCAAATTAACAAAGAGTACAAGGACATACACAGGTGAAAAATCGTATAAATGTGATAACTGTGATCAAGTGTTTTCCCATAAATCAAGTTTAATAATCCATGCAAGGAAACATACCGGTgaaaagccgtataaatgtgatGAATGTGATCGAGCTTTTCCCCTGAAATCAAGTTTAATAAggcatacaaggacacacaccggcgaaaagccgtataaatgtgatATATGTGATCAAGCGTTTTCccagaaatcaaatttaacaatgcatacaaggacacacaccaGCGAAAAGCCATATAAATCTGATAACTGTGATCAAGTGTTTTCCGATAAATCAAGTTTAATAATCCATGCAAGGAAACATACCGGTGAAAAGCCGCATAAATGTGATGAATGTGATCGAGCTTTTCCCGTGAAATCAAGTTTAATAAggcatacaaggacacacaccggcgaaaagccgtataaatgtgatAACTGTGATCAAGCGTTTTCCCAGAAATCAagtttaataaatcatttcatGACACATACGGGCgaaaagccgtataaatgtgatAACTGTGATAATGCGTTTTCTCAGAAATCAAGTTTAACAAAGCATACAAGGACACATACCGGCgaaaagccgtataaatgtgatAACTGTGATCAAGCGTTTTCCCATAAATCAAGTTTAACAAAGCATACAAGGACACATACCGGCgaaaagccgtataaatgtgGTAACTGTGATAAAGCGTTTTCTCGAAAATCAagtttaataaatcatttcaGGACACATACGGGCgaaaagccgtataaatgtgatGAATGTGATCGAGCTTTTTctcttaaaaacaatttaaaacggCATACAATGAGACATAACAGATAA
- the LOC132942202 gene encoding uncharacterized protein LOC132942202: protein MAGGNERELERTERAVERAKTRRTSVINQIRTVHNFALRLEAEPALGPTVTNLAGDLDALWIQLRAEDDAVLDGLCELDKLSEYDDGLLAEVRTCVSYCKVAAEKLAPRGAEIIDLSYLKDKLGSTGQSAPNPVLACTKPTTRLPEIPLPEFNGDFRLWPTFRDRFTEQVDSRDISNNDKMYYLLGCLKGDAADALRGIPVSADNYVLALSVLSERFYRPRLVATSLVDKLLNSPVMSQESLSDLNNFISTFNENISLLEALNVPNMGSFILFTLAFRRLPVATRKLFESGSKAEFPSIGELLKFVRTRVSILELVTDPQKVGTAAAPASKAGKPSGTTRKTGDYGGKSNGPRPMSFVTAKGDASCPCCAESHSLGVCTRFKSWSAKGRTKWARENRVCFNCLNVGHWIQKCRSRPNCKECSRKHHTLLHLSPDETQGGEEPPPVEPAVCASVVNPPSLHRSSAVVLGTALVHVRDNTGSVKTMRALVDSASQVSAVTAACVKRLGLKMLRWTAPISGLSGTTVAEVQGQVECIVQPRFASDPILSVQAWVLPSITTDLPQKSLSIDIKNRYSNLALADPSFHLTSPIDLLLGGDVYGSIMDGRKVSIDSTLPTAFSSVFGWILIGPVPDRANCYYQSLPVSMTASIEGIMERFWHVEEPEDAPVTFTEEGCCEQIFRDEATRLTSGRFAVPLPFRAPAETFVGSREVATRRFDAIERKLSVSPVLKSLYVNFMSEYIALGHMSVATSPGRYIIPHHAVCRPEVDPNKIRVVFDASARCFRGPSLNECLWPGPKLQQDIVDVLTRFRVHKYTFTTDICKMYRQILVLPEYRKFQHVLWRASPHDELREYELHTVTYGVNCAPYLALRVLQAIASTDCDGLDSVRNALEYQTYVDDICDGADTISDVLKLQSDLVSVLSKSGLELKKWASNTPAVLQAVPAADRACAPMPFGDDDGYGTKVLGLAWHPDQDYFCCALSLEPSPVFTKRGILSLVARIFDPLGLFGPVVFLAKSIMQRTWRHGVAWDDPLPDDIHADWAAFVFELPSLLGVRVPRHINGRRGAPCYLLGFCDASQVGYAAVVYVRMINVEVAKSVFLIGTKTKLAPTKALTVPRLELNAAVLLARWLGRIQKILSPQLDVVGLPSWSDSTIVLSWLTAPHESFKVYVSNRVHQIRSLLPDCYWQHIVSADNPADCASRGVVPAALARLDLYWRGPQIAYGEPSEWDDSRPSLPLCDLPELRGVSCAARVDNEEREWLDAKPSYPFMADLPGPRVKPRRPFEQVGVDYAGPLQLKELRLRKSRMFKIYIAVFVCFTTKAVHLEVVTELSTDAFLAAFDRFVARRGLPADVYSDCGTNFVGADKQLRALIQSPEGQTAVANFRAMCTWHFNPPSAPHFGGLWEAAVRSTKRLLVRVIGTHVFTYEEFTTVLTRIEAVLNSRPLTPASTDPHDLECLTPGHFLIGQPLLAVPPRSGPEPTRNLSDRWKLMDQCHRAFWRRWSAEYLTTLQSRPKWTEGVPNLSLNDMVVVIDSQSPPLLWRLGRVTELLPGSDGHVRVARVLTRAGVMTRPVVKLVKLPTNVLS, encoded by the exons ATGGCGGGTGGAAATGAGCGTGAGCTCGAGCGTACAGAACGCGCGGTAGAGCGCGCCAAGACTAGGCGGACGAGTGTGATAAACCAGATTAGGACTGTGCATAATTTTGCACTGCGGCTTGAGGCGGAGCCTGCGCTAGGTCCGACTGTGACAAATTTAGCCGGTGATTTAGATGCGCTATGGATACAACTTAGGGCTGAGGATGATGCCGTGTTGGACGGCCTGTGTGAGCTCGATAAACTTTCCGAGTATGATGATGGGTTACTGGCCGAGGTGCGGACTTGTGTGAGTTATTGCAAAGTCGCGGCGGAGAAGTTAGCCCCACGGGGAGCTGAAATTATCGATTTGTCGTACCTTAAGGATAAGTTAGGGTCTACCGGGCAATCAGCGCCAAACCCCGTGCTCGCGTGCACAAAACCGACGACACGGTTACCTGAGATTCCGCTCCCGGAGTTCAACGGGGATTTCCGATTGTGGCCAACGTTTCGCGATAGATTTACGGAACAGGTTGATTCGCGTGATATTTCAAACaacgataaaatgtattatctgtTAGGCTGTCTCAAGGGCGACGCGGCCGACGCGTTACGTGGTATTCCCGTGTCCGCAGATAATTATGTGCTCGCATTGTCAGTGTTATCCGAGCGGTTTTATCGACCACGATTAGTTGCTACGTCATTAGTAGATAAATTGTTAAACTCTCCAGTTATGTCGCAGGAATCGTTATCGGaccttaataattttataagtacgtTTAACGAAAATATTTCGCTACTCGAAGCGCTCAATGTACCGAATATGGGGTCCTTTATTTTATTCACGCTCGCGTTCAGACGTCTGCCTGTCGCTACGCGTAAGTTATTTGAGTCGGGCAGCAAGGCGGAGTTCCCGTCAATTGGcgagttattaaaatttgttcgcACGCGTGTGTCTATATTGGAGCTTGTCACTGACCCGCAGAAGGTTGGTACCGCGGCTGCGCCAGCGTCCAAGGCGGGCAAGCCGTCAGGTACAACGCGCAAGACGGGAGACTACGGCGGGAAGTCGAACGGTCCCCGGCCGATGTCGTTCGTAACGGCAAAGGGGGACGCGAGTTGTCCGTGTTGTGCCGAATCACATTCGCTAGGCGTTTGTACACGTTTTAAATCTTGGTCGGCAAAAGGTCGTACCAAATGGGCCCGTGAGAATCGGGtgtgttttaattgtttaaatgtagGTCATTGGATTCAGAAATGTAGGTCGCGACCTAATTGTAAAGAATGTTCGCGTAAGCACCACACGCTTCTCCACTTGTCACCAGACGAGACGCAGGGCGGGGAGGAACCACCACCGGTCGAACCGGCGGTGTGTGCATCTGTTGTGAATCCCCCGTCCCTCCACCGGTCGTCCGCTGTTGTTTTAGGTACCGCGCTCGTGCACGTGCGAGATAACACCGGCTCGGTGAAAACAATGCGGGCGTTGGTAGACAGCGCATCGCAGGTAAGCGCCGTTACCGCCGCGTGCGTAAAACGTTTGGGTCTAAAAATGTTGCGGTGGACTGCACCGATAAGCGGGTTGTCGGGGACAACAGTCGCTGAAGTTCAAGGTCAGGTTGAGTGCATAGTGCAGCCGCGTTTCGCGTCTGATCCGATTCTGTCGGTGCAGGCATGGGTGTTACCCTCCATTACGACCGATTTACCTCAAAAGTCATTATCAATAGATATTAAGAATCGATATTCTAATCTCGCGCTCGCGGATCCATCCTTTCATTTGACGTCGCCGATCGACTTGTTGTTAGGAGGGGACGTGTATGGTTCTATCATGGACGGGCGTAAGGTGTCGATCGACAGTACATTACCTACTGCTTTTAGTTCGGTGTTCGGCTGGATCCTTATCGGCCCGGTTCCCGATCGCGCAAATTGTTATTATCAGTCGTTGCCGGTGTCAATGACCGCGTCGATAGAGGGGATAATGGAGCGCTTTTGGCACGTCGAGGAGCCCGAGGACGCGCCCGTTACGTTTACCGAGGAGGGGTGCTGCGAACAGATATTCCGCGACGAAGCTACGCGTTTGACATCAGGTCGCTTCGCGGTTCCGTTACCATTTCGCGCGCCGGCAGAAACGTTCGTTGGGTCTCGCGAGGTAGCTACACGGCGTTTTGACGCTATCGAGCGTAAACTATCCGTGAGTCCcgtattaaaatcattatacgtTAATTTTATGTCTGAATATATCGCATTAGGACACATGTCAGTGGCGACTTCCCCGGGGCGATATATAATCCCCCACCATGCTGTTTGCCGTCCGGAAGTCGATCCTAATAAAATTCGTGTAGTATTCGACGCGTCCGCGCGGTGTTTTCGCGGACCGTCGTTAAATGAGTGTTTGTGGCCAGGCCCAAAATTACAACAAGATATTGTGGATGTTCTAACTCGTTTTCGCGTTCACAAATATACGTTTACTACGGACATCTGTAAGATGTACCGTCAGATTTTAGTTTTGCCGGAATATCGCAAATTCCAACATGTGTTGTGGCGCGCGTCGCCGCATGACGAATTACGTGAATATGAGTTGCACACCGTGACGTACGGTGTGAATTGTGCCCCGTATCTCGCCTTACGCGTTCTGCAGGCCATCGCGTCGACCGATTGTGACGGTTTAGATTCTGTACGTAACGCGCTCGAGTACCAAACGTATGTCGATGACATTTGTGACGGCGCTGACACGATTTCCGACGTGCTGAAACTTCAGTCGGATTTGGTCTCTGTTTTAAGTAAGTCAGGTTTAGAGCTAAAGAAATGGGCCTCGAACACGCCGGCCGTGTTGCAAGCTGTTCCGGCCGCCGATCGCGCGTGCGCGCCAATGCCGTTTGGTGATGACGACGGATACGGCACTAAGGTGTTGGGTCTGGCGTGGCATCCCGACCAAGATTATTTTTGTTGCGCGTTAAGTCTCGAACCGTCGCCTGTTTTTACGAAGCGCGGTATTTTATCGCTTGTTGCTCGCATTTTTGACCCGTTAGGTCTTTTCGGTCCCGTGGTGTTTCTCGCGAAATCGATCATGCAGCGGACGTGGCGACACGGTGTCGCATGGGACGACCCGCTGCCGGACGATATTCACGCAGACTGGGCCGCATTTGTCTTCGAGTTACCGTCGTTATTAGGTGTCCGTGTACCGCGACATATTAACGGCCGTCGAGGCGCTCCCTGTTATTTGTTAGGATTTTGCGATGCGTCACAGGTCGGGTACGCGGCTGTCGTGTACGTGCGGATGATAAATGTCGAAGTGGCTAAGTCTGTGTTTTTAATTGGTACTAAGACCAAGCTAGCTCCGACGAAAGCGTTAACGGTCCCGAGACTAGAGTTGAATGCTGCAGTATTGTTAGCCCGTTGGTTAGGTcgcattcaaaaaatattatcgcCGCAACTCGATGTTGTCGGTTTACCGTCTTGGTCGGATTCCACGATCGTGCTGTCGTGGTTGACAGCCCCCCACGAATCATTCAAAGTTTATGTGTCCAATCGAGTACACCAAATTCGCTCTTTATTGCCTGATTGTTATTGGCAACACATCGTGTCGGCCGATAATCCCGCCGACTGCGCGTCGCGAGGCGTCGTGCCGGCAGCTTTAGCGCGACTTGATTTGTATTGGCGTGGTCCACAGATAGCGTACGGCGAGCCATCGGAATGGGACGATTCCCGCCCGTCGCTACCTCTGTGTGACCTGCCTGAATTGCGCGGAGTGTCGTGTGCCGCGCGCGTTGACAACGAAGAGAGGGAGTG GTTAGATGCGAAACCATCGTATCCCTTTATGGCTGATTTACCGGGTCCGCGTGTAAAGCCGCGTCGACCGTTCGAGCAGGTAGGGGTCGATTATGCGGGCCCTTTACAATTGAAAGAGCTGCGGCTGCGCAAATCGcgtatgtttaaaatttacattgccGTTTTCGTGTGCTTTACGACTAAAGCCGTCCACCTCGAAGTGGTAACGGAATTGTCCACTGACGCGTTTTTGGCCGCGTTCGACCGATTCGTCGCGCGCCGCGGGTTACCCGCCGACGTGTATTCCGACTGCGGCACTAATTTTGTCGGCGCTGACAAGCAGTTGCGCGCATTAATACAAAGTCCCGAGGGCCAGACCGCCGTTGCAAATTTTCGCGCGATGTGTACGTGGCACTTTAACCCCCCGAGCGCACCTCACTTTGGGGGTTTGTGGGAGGCGGCCGTTCGGTCTACGAAGAGGTTGTTAGTCCGGGTGATAGGAACCCATGTGTTTACGTACGAGGAGTTTACCACAGTGTTAACCCGCATAGAAGCGGTGTTAAATTCGCGCCCGCTGACGCCCGCCTCGACCGATCCACATGATTTGGAGTGTTTGACTCCCGGGCATTTTTTAATTGGGCAACCGCTACTCGCCGTCCCGCCGAGATCGGGCCCCGAGCCCACCCGTAACCTTTCTGACCGATGGAAGTTAATGGATCAATGTCACCGTGCGTTTTGGCGTCGTTGGTCAGCCGAGTACCTAACCACTCTGCAAAGCAGACCAAAGTGGACCGAGGGGGTTCCCAACCTTAGTCTCAACGATATGGTCGTCGTGATCGACAGCCAGAGTCCACCGTTGTTATGGCGCCTCGGCCGCGTGACCGAGTTGTTGCCAGGTTCCGACGGTCACGTCCGTGTAGCTCGAGTTCTCACGCGCGCGGGTGTAATGACGCGCCCTGTGGTCAAGTTGGTAAAGTTACCGACCAATGTTCTATCTTAG
- the LOC132940293 gene encoding zinc finger protein OZF-like — translation MEPLGINTDDCGINSKYNDKIHKLSSIPLNRHDDQVCNGIIKQENIDEQDVFNGIIKEEIIEEIDHDNDSRSFQKGTKTEKNINTIDTEIKTEVNCIDCFEFEGTVLSESNSADFITCMNLDLTSNCVRKNPLNNTASKLTKSTRTYTGEKSYKCDNCDQAFSQKSNLTMHTRTHTGEKPYKSDNCDQVFSHKSSLIIHARKHTGEKPHKCDECDRAFPVKSSLIRHTRTHTGEKPYKCDNCDQAFSQKSSLINHFMTHTGEKPYKCDNCDNAFSQKSSLTKHTRTHTGEKPYKCDNCDQAFSHKSSLTKHTRTHTGEKPYKCGNCDKAFSRKSSLINHFRTHTGEKPYKCDECDRAFSLKNNLKRHTMRHNR, via the exons ATGGAACCATTAGGAATAAATACTGATGATTGCGGGATAAATTCCAA gtataatgataaaatacacaaattgtcTTCAATCCCACTCAATAGACATGACGATCAAGTATGTAACGGAATTATTAAACAGGAAAATATTGATGAACAAGACGTATTTAATGGAATTATCAAAGAGGAAATTATTGAAGAAATAGACCATGACAATGATAGTCGATCATTTCAAAAAGG aactaaaACTGAAAAGAATATTAACACAATTGATACCGAAATAAAAACTGAAGTAAATTGTATTGACTGTTTTGAATTTGAAGGAACAGTTTTAAGCGAAAGCAATTCTGCAGATTTCATTACTTGTATGAATTTGGACTTGACATCAAACTGCGTAAGGAAAAATCCATTGAATAATACAGCGTCCAAATTAACAAAGAGTACAAGGACATACACAGGTGAAAAATCGTATAAATGTGATAACTGTGATCAAGCGTTTTCccagaaatcaaatttaacaatgcatacaaggacacacaccgGCGAAAAGCCATATAAATCTGATAACTGTGATCAAGTGTTTTCCCATAAATCAAGTTTAATAATCCATGCAAGGAAACATACCGGTGAAAAGCCGCATAAATGTGATGAATGTGATCGAGCTTTTCCCGTGAAATCAAGTTTAATAAggcatacaaggacacacaccggcgaaaagccgtataaatgtgatAACTGTGATCAAGCGTTTTCTCAGAAATCAagtttaataaatcatttcatGACACATACGGGCgaaaagccgtataaatgtgatAACTGTGATAATGCGTTTTCTCAGAAATCAAGTTTAACAAAGCATACAAGGACACATACCGGCgaaaagccgtataaatgtgatAACTGTGATCAAGCGTTTTCCCATAAATCAAGTTTAACAAAGCATACAAGGACACATACCGGCgaaaagccgtataaatgtgGTAACTGTGATAAAGCGTTTTCTCGAAAATCAagtttaataaatcatttcaGGACACATACGGGCgaaaagccgtataaatgtgatGAATGTGATCGAGCTTTTTctcttaaaaacaatttaaaacggCATACAATGAGACATAACAGATAA